The proteins below come from a single Rhizobium sp. BT04 genomic window:
- a CDS encoding thymidylate synthase, with product MHVVANSLDDLLRKVYRRLVRKNDVIAPTKGNNVEEFGNLLTLKNPRARLSRTETKGTVFSCLGEFVWYMSGSNSLAFIEHYFKDYKEYSDDGVTIYGAYGPRLFDKGGVNQLDYIVTKLKENSASRKAVIQLFDAGDVVEDHEDVPCTCTLQFVVRQNRLHLHVNMRSNDAFKGLPHDVFSFTMLQEFLAVTLGIGLGHYHHSVGSLHLYTDDIEKAELFLKEGLQDDVPMPPMPIGDPTTGITALKQAEKTIRDTRQLPVLAPELPPYWQDLIRLLAIYSASSARDIVAIKNGMSSRTYENFIRKRQSLRGRQTDLPLFDRVMEETGAGASSR from the coding sequence ATGCACGTCGTCGCCAATTCCCTCGATGATCTTCTCCGAAAAGTATATCGCCGGCTCGTTCGGAAAAACGATGTTATCGCGCCTACCAAAGGAAATAACGTCGAAGAGTTTGGCAATCTGCTGACTCTGAAGAATCCCAGGGCCCGGTTGAGCAGAACGGAAACCAAGGGAACTGTCTTCAGCTGCCTCGGCGAGTTCGTTTGGTATATGTCCGGATCGAATTCGCTCGCCTTTATCGAACATTACTTCAAGGACTACAAAGAGTATTCGGATGACGGCGTCACCATATACGGCGCGTACGGACCGAGGCTGTTTGACAAAGGCGGCGTAAATCAGCTCGACTACATCGTGACGAAGTTGAAGGAGAACTCGGCGTCCAGGAAGGCCGTCATCCAGCTTTTCGATGCCGGTGATGTTGTCGAAGATCACGAGGACGTTCCCTGCACCTGCACGCTCCAGTTCGTCGTGCGGCAAAACAGGCTCCATCTCCACGTGAACATGCGTTCAAACGACGCCTTTAAGGGCCTTCCGCACGACGTCTTCTCGTTTACGATGCTCCAAGAGTTTCTCGCGGTAACCCTGGGCATAGGTCTCGGGCACTATCATCATTCCGTGGGCAGCCTGCATCTCTACACGGACGACATCGAAAAGGCAGAACTCTTCCTAAAGGAAGGGCTGCAGGATGATGTTCCCATGCCCCCGATGCCGATCGGCGATCCCACGACCGGCATCACGGCCTTGAAGCAAGCGGAAAAGACGATCCGCGACACTCGGCAACTGCCCGTCCTCGCACCCGAGCTACCGCCCTATTGGCAGGACCTCATACGACTGCTGGCGATATATTCGGCCAGTTCGGCCCGAGATATTGTCGCCATCAAAAACGGAATGTCATCGAGAACTTACGAAAATTTTATCCGCAAGCGCCAATCGCTGCGCGGGCGGCAAACCGACCTGCCGCTTTTCGACAGGGTCATGGAGGAAACGGGTGCCGGGGCTTCATCGCGATAA
- a CDS encoding AAA domain-containing protein, producing the protein MACKVRYLSSAGIHHREVKGVEALAKVFPSNWLMFASLNAFPANSAPIEIDLLVVMDDRVVLLELKDWNGPLTTKGDMWVHGKPQRSPVQLGNDKAKKVKGILRGQGQLGRYYVDSRVVLTGTSVRDHLPADEKPYVLTLEEAKLLGDSKERNRLLGTVTLQTVKPNMLVKDFDKVLGNPAYFQPMKMSWDGYNVTDENFFVHRKDIWREHRTQLAKEERIKGLLRLFRFDNLPVGLNEPQGRRLIADRELKTVAYLSEHGSWMAERGILKSVGSPPDEVLTEHFQLLAVPPGWTTLRRYLQRNGSDLEGEQRIDIMHTLTSMVAELHDKDVAHRDIGGDAVWLGEPTGMNLTGFFSARLPDDQSVGDYLEVLGTYAEPEPLSNGPAATAKQRDVLSLGLIMRELAEIEGEETVFPPGWMEVAEKAVASPDTRYRDACELADAIGELRTPSGPAVDQSRLDEFETRLIPYVAYPPAGALTSGGNSTRYDSNHSSGKVVVKVWNGIQRGNAHRDHALLAMLEVGAALKGVPQPGIVHVVDSGLSSIGPFVVTRWVDGAPLSSYQAEDENQLLDVLHDLVAAVNSLHARGLAHGDLHPENVIVESGNAVTLIDLLDISRTDGSRLRSMSWVPEDHERKSDQEIDRYAVCKMVVGFAESHSSSAFTNVVETARQELGRHTIETLDPLLEAISMEQKRRSKPALRTFVLQYPGLPIGPLKGVDDALWVLAHRTAGGLDVFWITGPERRLLLRMRDTEVDDVQVFETGFKELGRGHTLPIALTLKPGPAQGLQEFAEFLRDTVPVQKPDASPDDAEVEEKDEVDFYDDEPPELGSLGTASLDIARMWVRSAELEEDSVSRVRIDRRIPDVGNSASYYYEAATPIEFEDDDTVEVRLGGYSGRLIGYLDIPNCDNRRLSVRDQRSPVAEGEFVALVDRRDRVSKERRRKAVERITRRSSVIANLIDYFDPTMDAPEISYDTPESLKKISTYKLNEGQRVAFRSLVETGPVGLLQGPPGSGKTKFIASLVHWLLKDGGARRVLVASQSHEAVNNVLEELLKTYRKHGGYADLLRVGSRGATERVRPYQARSLRDRHRVRFENGLKTRVAHAASAVGIPKSFVLDVINVELKLGTLKRSIEMARAAALGDVAQEERRRSSARIRTLSRAFAREATRILGRDVGVDPTDIAEALQQAFDAVRTAHPKASPSDLVTVQQLISLANQWKETLSSGHRNFDEFLAKTRRVVAGTCVGLGQSQIRLDQGTFDWVIVDEAARCTSGELSVPLQLGSRVVLVGDQRQLRPMVDKYVQRSLAEEFFDAEAALEKTDFERAFESSYGRRNAQVLDEQYRMIPAISDLVSETFYAPYGVRLKPSNDREHDKAFDGLPNDLATPVVWFDTADMSGAAERNRNSGRDIWNEAEITGVMSILHRLSKEATLVETLSKRGEPAIGVICMYSEQKRRIEREWSQQAFPEEFRRIVVIDTVDAYQGKENEIVIVTLVRSNSERKSGHVGRENRCNVAISRAKERLYILGDTSMWSDPKCRSPMKTVLSKVNSMSQTDGEVRPATEIGQ; encoded by the coding sequence ATGGCATGCAAAGTTCGATATCTCAGCAGCGCGGGCATTCATCATCGAGAGGTGAAGGGCGTAGAGGCCCTGGCGAAGGTATTTCCTTCTAATTGGCTGATGTTCGCTTCGCTCAACGCATTTCCCGCGAACAGCGCTCCAATTGAGATCGACCTATTGGTTGTCATGGACGATCGTGTCGTCCTGCTGGAGCTGAAGGACTGGAACGGTCCGCTTACGACGAAAGGCGACATGTGGGTTCACGGCAAACCGCAACGCTCGCCGGTTCAGCTTGGAAACGACAAAGCCAAGAAGGTAAAAGGTATCTTGCGTGGGCAGGGCCAGCTTGGTCGATATTACGTCGATTCTCGCGTTGTGCTCACGGGCACCTCCGTTCGTGATCACCTCCCGGCGGATGAAAAGCCATATGTTCTCACCCTTGAGGAAGCTAAACTCCTCGGAGATTCAAAGGAAAGGAATCGGCTGCTCGGCACGGTTACGCTTCAAACCGTCAAGCCAAACATGCTTGTCAAAGATTTCGACAAGGTGCTGGGTAATCCGGCGTACTTCCAGCCAATGAAAATGAGTTGGGACGGCTACAACGTCACAGACGAAAATTTCTTTGTTCATCGGAAGGACATATGGCGCGAACATCGGACACAGCTTGCCAAGGAGGAGCGGATCAAGGGCCTGTTGCGGCTGTTTCGCTTCGACAATTTGCCCGTTGGCCTAAATGAACCGCAGGGCCGTCGCCTAATAGCAGATCGAGAGCTGAAGACGGTAGCCTATCTCAGCGAACACGGAAGCTGGATGGCCGAACGGGGCATCCTCAAATCTGTCGGCAGTCCGCCAGACGAAGTTTTGACGGAACATTTTCAATTGCTGGCGGTGCCTCCCGGGTGGACCACGCTTAGGCGATATCTACAGCGAAATGGCTCTGATCTTGAAGGAGAGCAGCGCATTGACATCATGCATACGCTGACGTCGATGGTCGCTGAATTGCATGATAAAGATGTAGCTCACAGAGACATTGGCGGTGACGCGGTATGGTTGGGAGAGCCGACCGGTATGAACCTCACGGGGTTCTTCTCGGCGCGTCTTCCAGACGATCAGTCGGTTGGGGACTATCTCGAGGTACTCGGAACCTACGCGGAACCTGAACCCCTATCAAATGGACCGGCCGCTACGGCAAAGCAACGTGACGTTCTCAGTCTCGGGCTGATCATGCGTGAACTTGCTGAAATCGAAGGCGAGGAAACGGTATTCCCTCCCGGATGGATGGAGGTCGCCGAGAAGGCCGTGGCGTCGCCCGACACGCGTTACCGTGACGCCTGCGAGCTCGCCGATGCGATCGGCGAACTTAGAACTCCTTCGGGACCGGCCGTAGACCAATCACGATTGGATGAGTTTGAGACCCGCTTAATCCCCTATGTCGCCTACCCACCAGCGGGGGCGCTGACGAGCGGCGGTAACTCGACCCGCTATGACAGCAATCATTCGTCTGGCAAGGTAGTGGTGAAAGTCTGGAATGGTATCCAGCGTGGCAACGCGCATCGAGACCACGCACTCCTAGCGATGTTGGAGGTGGGCGCTGCCCTAAAAGGCGTCCCTCAGCCAGGCATAGTCCATGTCGTCGATAGTGGACTTTCGAGCATCGGGCCTTTCGTCGTAACGCGATGGGTCGACGGAGCCCCGCTCTCGAGCTATCAGGCTGAGGACGAAAACCAGCTTCTCGACGTTCTACACGACCTAGTTGCCGCAGTTAACTCACTCCATGCGAGAGGCCTAGCCCATGGCGATCTCCATCCGGAAAATGTGATCGTTGAAAGTGGAAACGCGGTAACGCTCATTGACCTCCTAGATATTTCTCGAACCGATGGCAGTCGGCTGAGAAGCATGTCTTGGGTTCCTGAGGATCACGAGAGAAAATCGGATCAGGAAATTGATCGTTATGCCGTGTGTAAGATGGTCGTTGGCTTTGCTGAAAGCCATTCGAGCTCAGCTTTCACGAACGTCGTCGAAACGGCCCGCCAAGAACTGGGGCGACATACCATCGAAACCCTCGATCCTCTCCTCGAAGCCATTTCGATGGAACAGAAGAGGCGTTCCAAGCCGGCTCTCCGGACTTTCGTGCTCCAGTATCCCGGCTTGCCTATCGGCCCTTTGAAGGGAGTGGATGATGCGCTCTGGGTGCTAGCCCACAGGACCGCCGGCGGGCTGGATGTATTTTGGATTACCGGTCCAGAGCGCCGTTTGTTGCTGAGAATGCGCGACACTGAAGTGGACGACGTGCAGGTTTTCGAGACGGGCTTCAAGGAGCTTGGTCGCGGCCACACCTTACCCATCGCACTCACTTTGAAGCCTGGTCCCGCCCAAGGGCTGCAGGAATTTGCCGAGTTCCTCAGAGATACGGTACCGGTTCAGAAACCCGACGCTAGTCCCGACGATGCTGAAGTCGAGGAGAAGGACGAAGTCGACTTCTACGACGATGAACCTCCGGAACTTGGATCGCTCGGAACAGCGTCGTTAGACATTGCACGGATGTGGGTTCGGTCGGCCGAGCTCGAGGAAGATTCTGTTTCACGTGTTCGGATCGATCGTCGTATTCCAGATGTAGGGAATTCGGCGAGCTACTACTACGAAGCAGCAACTCCAATCGAGTTTGAAGACGATGACACGGTTGAGGTGCGGCTCGGGGGGTATTCTGGTCGATTGATCGGATATCTGGATATTCCGAACTGTGATAATCGTCGTTTGTCGGTACGGGACCAGCGCTCACCAGTTGCCGAGGGCGAATTCGTCGCCTTGGTGGACCGAAGGGATCGCGTCTCGAAGGAGAGACGACGTAAGGCGGTAGAGCGTATTACACGCCGATCCAGCGTTATCGCAAATCTGATCGATTATTTTGATCCCACAATGGATGCGCCGGAGATCAGCTACGATACTCCCGAATCGCTGAAGAAGATTTCCACGTATAAGTTAAACGAAGGTCAGCGAGTCGCTTTCAGGTCCTTGGTGGAAACCGGCCCTGTTGGGCTTCTGCAGGGGCCGCCGGGTTCCGGCAAAACGAAGTTCATAGCCAGTCTAGTACATTGGCTCCTGAAAGATGGCGGAGCAAGAAGAGTACTCGTTGCCAGCCAGTCCCACGAGGCTGTCAACAATGTGCTGGAAGAATTGCTCAAGACCTATAGGAAGCATGGCGGTTATGCCGATCTTCTTCGGGTTGGTTCGCGCGGTGCTACAGAGCGGGTTCGGCCGTACCAGGCCCGTTCTTTGAGAGATCGACATCGGGTCCGGTTTGAAAATGGCTTGAAAACGCGGGTGGCGCACGCCGCTTCCGCGGTGGGGATTCCAAAGTCTTTCGTTCTGGACGTTATCAATGTCGAACTGAAACTCGGCACACTGAAACGCTCAATCGAAATGGCAAGGGCTGCCGCTCTCGGTGATGTCGCCCAGGAAGAGCGGCGTCGGTCGAGTGCCCGGATTCGGACGCTATCTAGGGCGTTCGCTAGGGAAGCTACTAGGATTCTCGGACGCGATGTCGGCGTAGACCCGACGGACATCGCAGAGGCTCTTCAGCAGGCTTTCGATGCAGTGCGGACCGCCCATCCAAAGGCGTCTCCGAGCGACCTGGTGACGGTCCAACAGCTGATATCGCTCGCCAATCAATGGAAAGAAACGCTTTCTTCAGGCCATCGCAACTTTGATGAATTTCTTGCGAAAACGCGGCGGGTAGTCGCAGGGACATGCGTCGGTCTTGGTCAGTCGCAAATTCGTTTGGACCAGGGAACGTTTGATTGGGTGATCGTAGACGAGGCTGCGCGATGCACGAGTGGAGAACTTTCCGTGCCGCTGCAACTAGGAAGCCGTGTCGTCTTGGTCGGTGACCAAAGGCAGCTCAGGCCCATGGTCGATAAGTATGTTCAAAGGTCGCTTGCCGAAGAGTTTTTCGACGCTGAAGCCGCGTTGGAAAAAACAGACTTCGAGCGAGCTTTCGAGTCATCCTATGGGCGTCGAAACGCTCAGGTTCTCGACGAACAGTATCGGATGATTCCCGCGATCAGCGATCTCGTCTCCGAGACTTTCTACGCACCCTATGGCGTTAGACTAAAGCCATCCAATGACCGCGAGCACGATAAGGCCTTCGACGGCCTTCCAAACGATCTGGCAACCCCTGTTGTCTGGTTTGACACTGCGGATATGTCTGGTGCGGCAGAGCGCAACCGCAACTCCGGACGCGATATCTGGAATGAAGCCGAAATCACCGGCGTGATGTCGATACTTCATCGGCTTTCAAAAGAGGCCACACTCGTCGAGACACTTTCCAAGCGCGGTGAGCCGGCAATCGGCGTCATTTGCATGTACAGCGAACAGAAACGACGAATTGAACGCGAATGGTCTCAGCAAGCATTTCCTGAAGAGTTCCGTCGGATTGTCGTGATCGATACTGTCGATGCGTATCAGGGGAAAGAGAACGAAATTGTCATCGTGACCTTGGTCCGCTCTAACTCCGAAAGAAAGTCTGGGCATGTAGGTCGCGAGAATAGATGCAATGTGGCAATTTCTCGCGCCAAGGAGCGTCTCTACATCCTTGGTGACACCTCGATGTGGTCGGACCCGAAATGTCGGTCCCCTATGAAGACGGTGCTCTCGAAGGTGAATTCCATGTCTCAGACAGATGGCGAAGTAAGACCTGCCACGGAGATTGGCCAATGA
- a CDS encoding ImmA/IrrE family metallo-endopeptidase — protein MIGEPNPDWASSPWETIADVLHLRGIDEAEFEDMVGENAGFAAALRRGDRHIDQTLAEALSEHLGASVSFWLKRESDFRKSGAKSSAADFDDPFVWLKELPLKDMVAAGWMRKHASQLDTLKEALAFFGLRDFSEWTARYRGVMNSVAFRKSSSFSENTLSTLAWLRQGERAATDMACDRWNPDALKGALWHIRPLMRQSSPSHFLPRLRDICAQAGVAVVVARAPQGCRASGAARILSDNRAVIQLSFRYLSDDHFWFTFFHEAGHLVLHGENHLFLENSSGMMETEEAEANAFSERFLIPEEFDNELLQVKPFQRDVIRFAYKAGTSPGIVVGQMQHRKLMAENRLNFLKRRYDWNELSHDPNVVPTSPVSP, from the coding sequence ATGATTGGTGAACCAAATCCGGATTGGGCTTCGTCGCCGTGGGAGACCATCGCAGACGTGTTACATCTCCGCGGCATCGACGAAGCCGAGTTCGAGGACATGGTCGGGGAGAATGCCGGTTTTGCCGCAGCTCTGCGTCGCGGCGATCGGCATATCGACCAGACGCTTGCCGAGGCGCTCTCGGAACACCTCGGCGCTTCCGTCTCGTTTTGGCTGAAGCGAGAAAGCGACTTCCGGAAGTCTGGTGCGAAAAGCTCGGCGGCAGATTTCGACGACCCGTTCGTCTGGCTCAAGGAGTTGCCGCTCAAGGATATGGTCGCGGCAGGGTGGATGCGCAAGCACGCCTCGCAGCTCGATACCCTCAAGGAGGCACTGGCGTTTTTTGGCCTACGCGATTTCTCCGAATGGACGGCAAGATACCGCGGAGTGATGAACTCGGTCGCTTTCCGAAAAAGCTCCTCCTTTTCAGAGAACACTCTTTCGACCTTGGCTTGGCTTCGACAGGGAGAACGCGCCGCGACCGACATGGCATGCGATCGCTGGAATCCGGATGCCCTTAAAGGAGCGCTATGGCATATCAGGCCACTGATGAGGCAAAGCTCGCCGAGCCACTTTCTTCCTCGGTTGCGGGACATTTGTGCGCAAGCCGGCGTCGCGGTAGTTGTCGCGAGAGCGCCGCAGGGATGTCGTGCAAGCGGCGCGGCACGTATACTGTCCGACAACCGAGCCGTCATACAGTTGAGCTTCCGGTATCTTTCCGACGACCATTTCTGGTTCACCTTCTTCCACGAGGCGGGTCATCTCGTCCTGCATGGAGAGAACCACCTCTTCCTGGAAAACAGTTCCGGGATGATGGAAACGGAAGAGGCCGAAGCGAACGCGTTTTCCGAGAGGTTTCTAATTCCGGAAGAGTTTGACAACGAGCTCCTCCAAGTGAAGCCATTCCAACGCGACGTAATCAGGTTCGCTTACAAAGCTGGCACTTCGCCAGGGATCGTGGTGGGTCAGATGCAGCATCGCAAGCTGATGGCAGAAAACCGTCTTAACTTCCTGAAGCGTCGGTATGATTGGAACGAGTTGTCGCATGACCCGAATGTCGTGCCCACGTCTCCAGTCAGCCCCTGA
- a CDS encoding competence protein CoiA, which produces MLTANWNGLSVDAATSAKGFSYHCPECGQAVTLRKGQIKIAHFAHKPPTDCSWAKGETAAHLEAKVALRDAFRRLGYVANYEVNVLSIQGDRRADVFVTSPDGQSRWAFEIQHTPILYPAIEARTKAYIAAQVPVLWVGILSSDTKENSKPTPGGIVISKYSIKPWEKWAKALGYNELWYVDPSDGSLWRGEFGDHTIDVASATWYETGGVERSVGGYTRKSKRWRTLTLRGPYGVHQLTIGAKWRTAWSSPAFSLPQGMIASLTVV; this is translated from the coding sequence ATGCTGACAGCAAATTGGAACGGCTTGAGCGTGGACGCCGCGACCTCCGCCAAAGGTTTTTCTTATCACTGCCCGGAATGCGGTCAGGCCGTTACCCTGCGTAAAGGCCAGATCAAGATCGCGCACTTCGCGCACAAGCCTCCAACCGACTGCTCTTGGGCAAAGGGGGAGACGGCAGCGCACCTCGAGGCCAAGGTCGCGCTGCGTGACGCATTTCGCAGACTGGGCTATGTCGCCAACTACGAAGTGAACGTGCTGTCCATTCAAGGAGATCGCCGCGCCGACGTGTTCGTCACGTCACCCGATGGGCAGAGCCGGTGGGCGTTCGAAATCCAGCACACACCGATTCTGTATCCCGCCATCGAGGCGAGAACAAAGGCCTACATCGCAGCGCAGGTCCCGGTTCTATGGGTCGGCATCCTTTCGTCAGATACGAAGGAGAATTCCAAGCCGACGCCCGGCGGCATTGTTATCTCGAAATATTCGATCAAGCCTTGGGAAAAGTGGGCAAAGGCGCTCGGCTACAACGAACTGTGGTACGTCGATCCGTCGGACGGCAGCCTCTGGCGAGGCGAGTTCGGCGACCACACGATCGATGTCGCCTCGGCCACGTGGTATGAAACGGGAGGGGTTGAGCGTTCGGTCGGGGGATACACCCGAAAGTCAAAGCGCTGGAGAACTTTGACACTGCGCGGACCGTACGGCGTTCACCAACTCACCATCGGCGCGAAGTGGCGCACGGCGTGGTCTTCGCCGGCATTCTCACTACCCCAAGGCATGATTGCATCTCTCACCGTCGTCTGA
- a CDS encoding ParA family protein, translating into MRAIILDIINDSMLEIMHESLIELQFASIDRVAGSLDCGGYSMPIICAANPKGGAGKSTTLLAIASCLSHQGASVIIIDADPNRPITDWRSGNSALPIKVRSDATEANIRDLINETAAEAQFVFIDLEGTASRLTSRTIIRSDLTLIPLAGSALDAQQAARAVSLVRESEADIGRQLNFALTFNRTSPPPFVRRIEREIGQQMRKGNLPVMSTHLHRREAYNAMFMERLALHELNPAAINGVPAAIDNAMQLTGEVLELLQKLSGEKAA; encoded by the coding sequence ATGCGCGCTATCATTCTTGATATCATCAATGATAGCATGCTTGAAATCATGCATGAAAGCTTGATTGAATTGCAATTTGCAAGTATCGACAGAGTCGCTGGTTCGCTCGATTGTGGAGGATATTCGATGCCGATAATTTGCGCCGCCAATCCCAAAGGCGGAGCTGGAAAATCCACAACGCTGTTGGCGATCGCATCGTGCCTTTCCCACCAGGGTGCGTCTGTCATCATCATCGACGCAGACCCGAATAGGCCAATCACCGACTGGCGTTCTGGAAACAGCGCCCTTCCGATAAAGGTTCGTAGCGACGCGACCGAAGCGAACATTCGTGACTTGATCAACGAGACAGCGGCAGAGGCCCAGTTTGTCTTCATCGACCTTGAAGGTACAGCGAGCCGTCTTACCTCCAGAACGATCATCCGCAGCGATCTCACGCTCATACCCTTGGCTGGAAGCGCCCTCGATGCACAACAAGCAGCCCGGGCTGTCAGCTTGGTACGGGAGAGTGAAGCCGACATCGGCCGACAGCTGAACTTCGCCCTGACTTTCAATCGGACCAGCCCACCACCGTTCGTTCGCCGTATCGAACGCGAGATCGGCCAGCAAATGCGGAAGGGCAACCTACCTGTTATGAGCACTCACCTGCATCGTCGTGAGGCCTACAACGCGATGTTCATGGAGCGATTGGCGCTGCATGAATTGAACCCCGCAGCGATCAACGGCGTTCCGGCCGCGATCGACAACGCAATGCAGCTGACTGGTGAGGTGCTCGAGCTTCTCCAGAAGCTTTCTGGTGAGAAGGCTGCGTGA
- a CDS encoding M20 aminoacylase family protein, producing MPILNRAAELQDEVAEWRRHIHARPELLFAVENTAAFVAEKLKEFGVDEIVTGIGRTGVVGLIRGKGEGRRTVGLRADMDALPLTEITGKPWASKTPGKMHACGHDGHTAMLLGAAKYLAETRNFNGNVAVIFQPAEEGGGGGNLMVKDGMMERFDIEEVYGMHNLPGLPVGQFAIRKGAIMAATDEFTVTIKGRGGHAAQPHRTIDPIAIGAQIVANLQMIASRTADPISSVVVSVTKFNAGFAHNVIPNDATFAGTVRTLDAEVRTLAETRFRQIVEGLVAAHGAEAEISFHRNYPVTVNHPDETEHAVATASAIAGEANVNAEIDPMMGGEDFSYMLNARPGAFIFIGNGDSAGLHNPAYDFNDEAIAHGISYWVRLAEQRLGA from the coding sequence ATGCCGATTTTGAACAGAGCCGCGGAATTGCAGGACGAAGTTGCCGAATGGCGCCGCCACATCCACGCCCGGCCCGAACTCCTCTTCGCGGTGGAAAACACGGCCGCCTTCGTCGCTGAAAAGCTGAAGGAATTCGGCGTCGACGAGATCGTCACCGGCATCGGCCGCACCGGCGTCGTCGGCCTGATCAGGGGCAAGGGCGAAGGCCGCCGCACCGTCGGCCTGCGCGCCGACATGGATGCCTTGCCGCTGACCGAGATCACCGGCAAGCCCTGGGCTTCGAAGACACCGGGCAAGATGCATGCCTGCGGCCATGACGGCCATACTGCCATGCTGCTTGGCGCCGCGAAATACCTGGCCGAGACCCGCAACTTCAACGGCAATGTCGCCGTCATCTTCCAGCCCGCCGAAGAAGGCGGCGGCGGCGGCAACCTGATGGTCAAGGACGGCATGATGGAGCGCTTCGACATCGAAGAGGTCTACGGCATGCACAACCTGCCGGGCCTGCCTGTGGGACAGTTCGCCATCCGCAAGGGCGCGATCATGGCGGCAACCGACGAGTTCACCGTTACCATCAAGGGCCGCGGCGGCCACGCCGCCCAGCCGCACCGGACGATCGACCCGATCGCCATCGGCGCCCAGATCGTCGCCAACCTGCAGATGATCGCCTCGCGCACCGCCGATCCGATCAGCTCGGTCGTTGTCTCGGTGACCAAGTTCAATGCCGGTTTCGCCCATAACGTCATTCCGAACGATGCGACTTTCGCCGGCACCGTCCGCACCCTCGACGCCGAGGTGCGCACGCTCGCCGAGACACGCTTCCGGCAGATCGTCGAGGGACTGGTGGCAGCCCATGGCGCCGAGGCCGAGATCAGCTTCCATCGCAACTATCCCGTCACCGTCAACCACCCCGATGAGACCGAGCATGCTGTCGCCACCGCCAGCGCCATTGCCGGCGAGGCCAACGTCAACGCCGAGATCGATCCGATGATGGGCGGCGAGGATTTTTCCTACATGCTGAACGCCCGCCCCGGCGCCTTCATCTTCATCGGCAACGGCGACAGCGCCGGCCTCCACAACCCGGCCTACGACTTCAACGACGAAGCCATCGCCCACGGCATCTCCTACTGGGTCCGCCTCGCCGAACAGCGCCTCGGCGCCTAG
- the drt2 gene encoding antiviral reverse transcriptase Drt2: MQSIEVQTDGGVRSGSVQLYELGSRVRINSPNSAEPQRLIDFGWFAPRGYRHFDRQVGQSFAKKVLQPDFVEAHSFSPLIHYVKSEKRYKPKVHKTRLKDRAIMFASHRDACVLSCYAWLLNHRLEAAYASHEIDENVIAYRSLGKGNYHFASDVYRYARSNAPVAILAYDVTKFFDTLDHRLLKTRLRRLLGVENLPESWFKVFRFMTKFRFVRLDDLRAQPTFLQSLQRKTRDPIATIAEVKEAGIPIHENPNAFGIPQGTPISAAFSNLYMLDFDIAMSAYCRSIGALYRRYSDDILVVCKLEHARDVEVKIEDLLAADALEISRDKTEVSEFDPANAALASRKAAQYLGFTFHGEGATIRPSSLSRQWRKMRKGFRRTRDVAAKAIAQGKASKVYTKKLRKRFTSVAARNFSSYARRSAKLFDNGDMILRQLRRFEKEVERELLRLKDL; encoded by the coding sequence ATGCAATCGATTGAGGTGCAGACAGATGGCGGCGTGCGTTCGGGAAGTGTCCAGCTCTACGAGCTGGGGTCCAGGGTCAGGATCAACTCCCCGAACTCTGCGGAGCCGCAACGCTTGATCGATTTTGGCTGGTTTGCTCCTCGAGGATATAGGCATTTCGATCGCCAGGTCGGCCAGTCGTTTGCGAAAAAAGTACTGCAGCCGGACTTCGTCGAGGCCCATTCGTTCTCACCCCTCATCCACTACGTTAAATCCGAAAAGCGCTACAAGCCAAAGGTTCACAAGACCAGGCTAAAGGACCGCGCGATCATGTTCGCGTCACATCGCGACGCCTGCGTGCTCTCCTGTTATGCTTGGTTGCTGAACCATCGGTTGGAGGCGGCCTATGCCTCGCACGAGATCGATGAAAACGTCATCGCATACCGGTCGCTCGGCAAGGGCAATTATCATTTCGCATCCGACGTGTATCGCTACGCCCGCTCCAATGCACCCGTCGCTATATTGGCCTACGATGTAACGAAATTCTTCGACACCCTTGATCACCGACTCCTCAAGACCCGGCTCCGACGATTGCTCGGCGTCGAAAACCTTCCAGAAAGCTGGTTCAAGGTCTTTCGATTCATGACGAAATTCCGCTTCGTCCGCCTGGATGACCTCCGCGCGCAGCCTACCTTCTTACAAAGCCTTCAACGAAAAACGCGGGACCCGATCGCCACCATCGCGGAGGTGAAGGAAGCCGGCATCCCGATACACGAAAACCCGAACGCATTCGGAATACCGCAGGGAACACCGATCAGCGCCGCGTTTTCCAATTTGTACATGCTGGATTTCGATATCGCGATGAGCGCTTACTGCCGCTCGATCGGCGCGCTCTATCGGCGTTACTCTGATGATATACTCGTCGTGTGCAAGCTCGAACATGCACGAGACGTAGAAGTCAAAATCGAAGACCTTCTCGCGGCCGACGCGCTGGAGATCAGCAGGGACAAGACAGAAGTGTCCGAGTTCGACCCTGCAAACGCTGCGCTAGCATCGAGGAAGGCTGCCCAGTATCTCGGCTTCACCTTCCACGGGGAAGGTGCGACCATCCGCCCTAGCTCGCTGTCGCGGCAATGGCGCAAGATGCGTAAGGGATTCCGTCGCACCCGCGATGTTGCCGCGAAGGCGATCGCTCAAGGCAAGGCCAGCAAGGTTTACACCAAGAAACTGCGAAAGCGGTTCACTTCGGTCGCAGCCCGCAATTTCTCGTCTTACGCTCGACGAAGCGCAAAGCTCTTCGATAACGGAGACATGATCTTGCGCCAGTTGAGGCGGTTCGAAAAGGAAGTCGAGCGAGAACTCCTGCGGTTGAAGGACCTTTGA